CTGGGGAGAAAACTCTCACAGCAAATAATAATACAAGGACATATGATAAAAGCCCAACGATGTGAAAAACAACCTGTAGCCTCTTTTTAAATGAGTTCACACCTTACAGATATTTGGTGAAGACATGAGCATCAACTTGTTCCGCGGCAAGGAGATATTGAACCAACATTTCTCAAGAAGCACCAAATCACgaacaaaattaatattaagTTCAATATGCTTTGTCATGGAATGCACTGCACTTAAATTACCACGCCATAAGATGGGAGGTTTAGATAAACCAATCTGTCGATCCAATTCTGTGTGTCAAACACCCCATAAATTTATTCATCAATTCAACTCACTAGGTGTGCATGCTCTACACACAGGGTTTCAATCTAGATCTGGCTCGTTTTCctccaaaattttcattaataagttcattaagggaaaaaaaattgtagtagGCTCTTTTGTTTCAAATAATATGTGTGATCTCCAGTTTTTAAAGACGGTGTGGTTAAGACATTATTTGTTCTACAAAAAAACATATacatacatttttattttagtacaaTGAAAGGGTGGGAGATTGAACCTTTAACCTCTAAAATAGAAGGTCATGTCAATTACCatgaatatgatatatatatatatccaactTATTTTGGTCCAAGTACTTTATTACCAATTCACATAGGTAATGACTTCATTATCTATCAATATGGTCTAATTAATTGTCACGGTATGTACCACATATATAAATGGTGAATTTATTTGTGGAAAATACTCAATAAAAGTTCAATATTGTAGTAATATTACCTTTGAGGCCTTTGCTCACTTTTCCTTCCTAAGATTCGGCTTCAAtctgttataatttatttgaaagatATATAGATATTATGGATACCAGTGATGACTATCACCATAAGTATATATAACATAATGGTAACACTTTCACGACAAATAATTAAGTActataaaacaatatttttaaagaattacaaatataaaaaatctatCCGTGATAGACTCTTAATACTAATACAACATAGTATTGATAGACTTCGATACAGTCCGGTCTCTATTTTtgctaaataaaaaaattgttttacattgtgttatatttgttgatatttttttgtttaagtattgctctaaaattatatcaaataattatgcAAGTGTGATAATTAGTTTTGCTCAATGAATAGTTACACAAGAAcagctaaaaaagaaaaaagttgaagGTGACTGACCTTGATTATTGGGATGATTGAAATTTGACTCTAATTCCTCAACGtgtgaagaagaagctaagGGATCACATTGGTTTTCCTCGAAATTCTAGATAAATAAGTTCATCAATTAGAAATCACACCAacacatacacatatatattagTAGGGTGTACTAACCTCTTCTTCAAACAAACATTGAAGGTTGGTATTCTCATGGTCCTCCCAAGCTTGTTGAATGGTGACATTGATATCTTCTACAATGATATCTCTTGAATCTTTAAGAATTGGACACCATTCTCCAGTTGAATCATGGAATCCAATGTTTTCCATAAACAAACGTGGTGTGCTTACAATTCCAAGAGAGAAATCCCTCATTTCAGGACAATTTTGAAGATGTATACCCTTCATGGTTGGAAACTTAATGGTACGTTTTTCGGAATGAAAACTTCTCAGTTTAGGCAAATCTTTAAgtcttatataaaataatctttTGAATAgaatttcatcattttcttcttctacacCTCTGGCAATTACAGTAGTCATCCTTTTGCAATCATTTACTACCAAATAGAGAAGTTGGACCATGCTTCTAGCAACCGATGGATTTAGCAAATAGGTCAACTTATGACATTTTTCCACCATCAACCATCTCAAATTCCTAAACCACATTGATGATGACATTGACATATTCAATATGCCACAACTTGATACATTTAATTCCGTCAAATTCTGAAATATCGAGGAATTATTCTTTTGTAAGTCTCCATTCCACAGATGTCTAAGTTTGGGTAGTTCAGATAAATTCAGAGATGAAAGCTTATATCGTCTTTCATTTTGCCATTCTTCAACATTATCCAATCTCTCAattggaaatacttcttcaaaCAATGTTTTTCTCACTTCAAACTCTTCAAGGTTATGTAATATTTGTACAATTTCCATTGGCAAATGCGTTGAGCGGTAGTCAAAAGAACTATACAACTTCAAGCATTTAAGTCGAAAAAATGAATTTCGACCATTTAGCAATTGCTTAATCTCATCCTGTGGAAATTCAAAAtaaagagaataaaataaaataaaaggaaagatTGCAAAAACTATGCATGAAGTATCGTAGTAGTTGCAATTACACTCAAAGTTTCAGTTGTAAAAATTGAACACTCAATCTTATACTCGTGTTAAAATTAGACTCTCAAAAATATAGTAGTAGAAATTGGACTCTTAAACATCCAAAACTAATTATTACCTTatattctctctcttcttcacccccttctctttcttttccttcattttcttttccttccctCCACCTCTCTCTCACTAATTTTGAAACACTCCCCTCTCTCTCTTTCCCTCATTTTTTCTCATCTCcattccttcattttttttcttcacaatCTTCATTTTTAAGAATTATTACTCttcctttcttattttcttcttcatttttttttacttcaacTTCTTCTTACTTTCAACTTACAAAATCGAAGAAACCACCTGCTCCAATCATGTGATCGGACAATCGGTGATAGCAAGCATTCACAGATTGGCAAACATCGATCGACAAAAACTGATGTGTCAGCGATCAGCACCTTATTTTCATCCCAAATCGATGTCGTCCGCCCAATGATCATCCCTAATTTCCACCATAATGGTTTTCAGCCAATGTCGATGACCAATTCCAATAGTCACTTTTGAGAACCATCTTTGGTGATCACCTCAGGCACCAAACTGACTCTGACAACCAACTTCTGCAGTCACCTCCAACAACCAACTTCAACCACAACCACCTCTAATAGCTAACCCTTGCAACTAATTTTGACGACTAGTTTCATCTATTATCTTCAATGACCAATTCCTAACAACTAGCTCTAATGCCCAAATAGATTGATCATAGGCTATAACAAATTGACCAATGAAAGtgtatttaaattattatatttaaattattagtttagttttatattaatttgacattaatagaagcacttttagtatatagcaaaaaaaaaaaaaaaaaaaaaacttgtatgTAAAAATACTTTTGAGAATGTACAATAAGACATATTAGGATTCTTAAGTagtttttacaaaaatatttaaatgaaaatgacttgttgaaaaaaaaaatatccgaGTAATCAAAACATGCCTTAAGAGTATCAATGAGAAATTATGCAaccaatttttacaattaaagtTTGAGGACCTAATATGAACAATTATACAAATTGAAgggttaaattttaattattgaatgtTTGGAGGGTCCATAATTTGTACTATGTAAGTTTGAGAGTCCAATttaattgtataagtttgaggactcagtttttataattataattgtaACTACTATCATACTTTTGGGGTGGatttcataatttattttaaataaaattatcaaaCATAAATTGTGTAAATTGAAAGTGGAGGTATAATAAATCAGACACATCAAGTATTCAAGTCAGATTACATAACTTTTAAGGGACAATATTTAGAGTTTGATGATAAAGGATACAAATACGAGTCATGCATCATGCACACACAATATATTTAGTGCAATGGATTTGTGTACACAACAAAGGACAACAAATACATTAAGTTTGTTTTAAGTATGTATACAAAATTCATGCTCTCAAATTCACTAtggaaaaaaacataataacttttactttgagggaaaaaaaaatccaaactaAAAGAATTTCAGGAACACATATATTTTTTCTAGAAAAGAGACCAACAATgatatacaaatatatttgacaaattatattgattttcaaaaacattaTTAACATTCCTTTTGACAAAATTAAGacaataatatatattcatcaaaatatttagaaaagTGATGCAG
This DNA window, taken from Benincasa hispida cultivar B227 chromosome 6, ASM972705v1, whole genome shotgun sequence, encodes the following:
- the LOC120080318 gene encoding uncharacterized protein LOC120080318, whose translation is MVFPSNMMSRLTCLKILKIERCKLLEGVFEVQESNTSKKSIDLLPSWRHLELIELSNLQYIWEKYPCELLNVKNIEILFIRECPKFKRKYPHQLEQLEIDLSELEEILKKEKSTHMLKHDESETSSKDEIKQLLNGRNSFFRLKCLKLYSSFDYRSTHLPMEIVQILHNLEEFEVRKTLFEEVFPIERLDNVEEWQNERRYKLSSLNLSELPKLRHLWNGDLQKNNSSIFQNLTELNVSSCGILNMSMSSSMWFRNLRWLMVEKCHKLTYLLNPSVARSMVQLLYLVVNDCKRMTTVIARGVEEENDEILFKRLFYIRLKDLPKLRSFHSEKRTIKFPTMKGIHLQNCPEMRDFSLGIVSTPRLFMENIGFHDSTGEWCPILKDSRDIIVEDINVTIQQAWEDHENTNLQCLFEEENFEENQCDPLASSSHVEELESNFNHPNNQD